The following proteins are co-located in the Sulfurospirillum deleyianum DSM 6946 genome:
- the uvrC gene encoding excinuclease ABC subunit UvrC — translation MMLAQKIKNAPKSAGIYQYFNASGALLYVGKAKNLHNRVKSYFRFSEQLSASPTLSARITKMIHEVENVEYIVVQSEHDALILENSLIKQLKPKYNILLRDDKTYPYIAINLADPFPRFEITRKITNDKNMKYFGPLSGSAKALLEALYLAFPLVQKKGCLKEKKACLFYQIGRCLAPCEAKIETASYAKIVQQALESLSEQKKLLHLLHVKMEEASLKLNFEEAAKLRDLMRSIKESLHVTHVELSTLENYDVFAIEIVEKTAVIMRLFIRAGKIVSTSHSFLHHVHGFDKEELYQRALFEFYQPMHQTFAHHILVAESFEEADALAVFLSEKFNQKITISTPQKGEKRHLISLAKENAHLLLLQHITKQHTSITEQLHALFDLTALPKRIEIFDNSHLGGTSPVGAMVVWDEGFLKASYRHYLLHHKDEYAQMREMLERRIADFKKESPPDLWLLDGGKTLRQLALGLLKEARISLDVLAIAKEKIDAKAHRAKGSAHDLVYGKSSALKLAPADKRLQFLQKLRDEAHRFAISFHQKKKRSKDLSMELLSIEGMGQATLKKLVSYFGTFEAIYAATQEELEVTIGKKMGEKLFQSLNK, via the coding sequence ATCATGTTAGCGCAGAAAATAAAAAACGCCCCTAAAAGTGCGGGGATTTATCAGTACTTCAATGCTTCAGGAGCACTCCTTTACGTAGGCAAAGCCAAAAATCTCCATAACCGTGTCAAAAGTTATTTTCGTTTTTCAGAACAGCTCTCTGCATCGCCTACTCTTTCTGCTCGTATTACAAAAATGATTCATGAAGTTGAAAATGTTGAGTATATTGTGGTGCAAAGTGAACACGATGCACTGATTTTGGAAAACTCTCTGATTAAACAACTCAAACCCAAATACAATATTTTGCTCAGAGATGACAAAACATATCCTTATATCGCCATCAATTTAGCAGACCCTTTCCCTCGTTTTGAAATCACCCGTAAAATTACGAATGATAAAAATATGAAATATTTTGGTCCTCTTTCAGGCTCTGCCAAAGCTCTTCTTGAAGCACTCTATTTAGCGTTTCCGCTGGTGCAAAAAAAAGGGTGTTTAAAAGAGAAAAAAGCGTGTTTATTTTACCAAATTGGACGTTGTTTAGCCCCTTGTGAAGCAAAAATAGAGACAGCTTCTTATGCAAAAATTGTACAACAAGCCCTTGAATCTTTAAGTGAGCAAAAAAAGCTCTTACATCTTTTACATGTAAAGATGGAAGAGGCTTCTTTAAAGCTCAATTTTGAGGAAGCCGCAAAACTTCGAGACCTGATGCGCTCTATCAAAGAATCTTTACATGTAACGCATGTGGAACTCTCAACTTTGGAGAATTATGACGTTTTTGCGATTGAAATAGTGGAAAAAACAGCGGTGATTATGCGTCTGTTTATTCGTGCGGGGAAAATCGTCTCCACCTCACACTCCTTCTTGCATCACGTGCATGGATTTGATAAAGAAGAACTCTACCAGCGAGCATTGTTTGAATTTTATCAACCCATGCATCAAACGTTCGCACACCATATTCTCGTCGCAGAATCCTTTGAAGAAGCAGATGCCCTAGCAGTGTTTTTAAGTGAAAAATTTAACCAAAAAATCACTATTTCAACACCCCAAAAGGGAGAAAAGCGACACCTCATTTCCCTTGCAAAAGAGAATGCCCACCTTCTTCTCTTGCAACATATCACAAAACAGCATACGTCTATCACCGAGCAACTCCATGCCCTTTTTGATTTAACTGCTCTGCCAAAGCGTATTGAAATCTTTGATAATTCGCATCTTGGCGGCACTTCTCCTGTGGGCGCTATGGTCGTCTGGGATGAAGGATTTCTCAAAGCTTCCTACCGTCACTATCTTTTGCATCATAAAGATGAATATGCCCAAATGCGTGAAATGCTAGAACGCCGTATTGCAGATTTTAAAAAAGAATCTCCCCCTGATTTATGGCTTTTAGATGGAGGCAAAACCCTACGACAATTAGCATTAGGGCTCTTAAAAGAAGCACGTATCTCGCTTGATGTTCTTGCCATTGCCAAAGAAAAAATTGACGCAAAAGCGCACCGTGCAAAAGGAAGTGCGCATGATCTTGTTTATGGGAAATCTTCCGCTTTAAAACTAGCACCCGCAGATAAACGACTACAATTTTTACAAAAATTGCGTGATGAAGCACACCGTTTTGCTATCAGTTTTCACCAAAAGAAAAAACGCTCCAAAGATTTAAGTATGGAATTGCTTAGCATTGAAGGAATGGGTCAAGCAACCCTTAAAAAGTTAGTAAGTTATTTTGGAACCTTCGAAGCTATCTATGCTGCCACACAAGAAGAACTTGAGGTCACCATCGGTAAAAAGATGGGAGAAAAACTCTTTCAAAGCTTAAATAAGTAG
- the nadB gene encoding L-aspartate oxidase, which yields MKTSYDVLIIGTGIAGLHTALALPKSLSVLVISKDYAWECNTFYAQGGVAVAKDEADIALHVKDTLEAGAGHCNPEAVTVLCSEGPLAIKHLIEKGFCFDTDEAGQLLYTKEAAHSTNRILHAGGDATGRYIHLFLMQQLPFPILYNTQVTDLLIEKGVCYGVRVFHADKIFNLYAKKVVIASGGVGSLYEYHTNARTISADMQGVCLSRGLSLADMEMMQFHPTAFVLSPTVRKQLLSESLRGEGAKIVDEDGVRFTFEYDPRGELAPRDVVSRAIFQHKQKTGKEVYLDLSAFSSEHFKKRFPSIYFNMTNIGYDVPSQKIPISPAFHYSMGGIQTDLYGHVLHVKDLYAVGECAHTGVHGANRLASNSLLEGLVFSKRVALDSVKTMDADKKIPFFSEEEEVLIHEGDKELKNELRHLMWSYAGIQREEKGLRQAKKRVEEMSERPIGKLLRLRLLVSQEIITSALKRKKSLGAHYVIEGKE from the coding sequence ATGAAAACATCGTACGATGTGCTCATTATTGGCACGGGTATTGCAGGGCTTCATACCGCATTGGCGTTACCAAAATCTTTGAGTGTGCTGGTTATCTCTAAAGATTATGCATGGGAATGCAATACCTTTTATGCTCAAGGCGGTGTTGCGGTCGCCAAAGATGAAGCGGATATTGCTTTACATGTAAAGGATACCCTTGAAGCAGGCGCTGGGCATTGTAACCCTGAAGCAGTTACTGTTTTGTGTTCTGAGGGCCCTCTTGCCATTAAACACTTGATTGAAAAAGGATTTTGTTTTGATACCGATGAAGCGGGTCAATTACTCTATACCAAAGAAGCCGCTCACAGCACCAATCGCATTTTACACGCAGGAGGTGATGCTACGGGGCGGTATATTCACCTTTTTTTAATGCAGCAACTTCCTTTTCCTATTTTGTATAACACGCAAGTTACCGATTTGTTAATAGAAAAAGGTGTTTGTTATGGTGTGCGGGTGTTTCACGCCGATAAAATTTTTAATCTCTATGCAAAAAAAGTGGTGATTGCCAGTGGTGGTGTGGGTTCACTCTATGAGTATCATACTAACGCTCGAACGATTAGTGCAGATATGCAAGGGGTCTGTTTAAGTCGTGGTTTATCTTTAGCGGATATGGAAATGATGCAGTTTCACCCCACAGCGTTTGTCTTAAGCCCTACCGTTCGTAAACAGCTCTTAAGTGAGTCTTTACGAGGTGAGGGTGCTAAAATCGTTGATGAAGATGGTGTGCGATTTACGTTTGAGTATGACCCACGGGGTGAATTGGCGCCTAGAGACGTGGTAAGTCGTGCCATTTTTCAGCATAAACAAAAAACAGGCAAAGAGGTCTATTTGGACTTAAGTGCTTTTTCTTCTGAACACTTCAAAAAACGCTTTCCAAGCATCTATTTTAATATGACCAATATTGGCTATGATGTCCCTTCTCAAAAAATTCCTATTTCTCCTGCTTTTCACTATTCGATGGGGGGTATTCAAACTGATTTGTATGGGCATGTTTTACATGTAAAAGACCTTTATGCTGTGGGCGAATGTGCTCATACGGGCGTTCATGGGGCTAATAGGTTAGCTAGCAATTCGTTGTTGGAAGGGTTGGTCTTTTCAAAACGTGTTGCTTTGGATAGTGTGAAAACGATGGATGCCGATAAAAAAATACCTTTTTTTAGTGAAGAAGAAGAGGTTTTAATACACGAAGGAGATAAAGAGTTAAAAAATGAACTGCGTCATTTGATGTGGTCTTATGCGGGTATACAACGTGAAGAGAAGGGGTTACGTCAAGCGAAAAAACGGGTAGAAGAGATGTCGGAACGTCCTATTGGAAAGTTATTGAGGTTACGTCTTTTGGTGTCACAAGAGATTATAACAAGCGCACTGAAACGAAAAAAATCATTAGGTGCACATTATGTAATAGAGGGGAAAGAATAG
- the nhaD gene encoding sodium:proton antiporter NhaD, whose protein sequence is MRIILLLLACFSTIWASNGEDLTTTWVGILSLIIFVVGYYMVAAEENYHINKAKPALFMGTFIFLLIGIYNFSNGIDPSALTHSVEHLILEISQIFFFLLVAMTYIEVLIERQVFDTLKYNLVSKGYSYKKLFWLTGALAFFISPVADNLTTALILSTVLVTIEKENPRFLVPGAINIVVAANAGGAWSPFGDITTLMTWMAEKAPFTDFFYLFPASFLGWLVTAWLLSLYVPSDKPHFDVTTEPKVSVLMGGKVVIALGVLTIVSAVLCQQLFKLPPMWGMLFGLSLLKLYSYRLKRKKGEELNTFKMIGKIEHDTLLFFFGILAAVGGLHFLGYLDLAVKLYDSAGPTVVNIGVGFLSAIVDNVPVMSAVLKANPDMGMDQWLLVTMTAGIGGSLISFGSAAGVGVMGKLRGIYTFGSHMKYAWTVLVGYLLSLIIWYVQFEMLDLY, encoded by the coding sequence ATGCGAATTATCTTGCTTTTATTAGCATGTTTTAGCACCATTTGGGCGTCCAATGGGGAAGATTTAACAACAACATGGGTGGGAATTCTCTCCTTGATTATCTTTGTTGTTGGGTATTATATGGTTGCAGCAGAAGAGAATTACCATATCAACAAAGCAAAACCTGCTCTGTTTATGGGTACGTTTATTTTTCTTTTGATTGGTATCTATAATTTTAGTAATGGTATTGATCCTAGTGCGCTTACGCACAGTGTGGAACATTTGATTTTGGAAATTTCACAAATTTTCTTTTTCCTATTGGTTGCGATGACTTACATAGAAGTCTTGATTGAGAGACAGGTCTTTGATACATTAAAATACAATCTTGTTTCTAAAGGGTATAGTTATAAAAAATTGTTTTGGTTAACAGGCGCATTAGCCTTTTTTATTAGCCCTGTGGCAGACAACTTAACAACAGCGTTAATTTTATCAACCGTGTTAGTCACCATTGAAAAAGAAAATCCACGTTTTCTAGTGCCTGGTGCAATTAACATCGTCGTTGCTGCCAATGCAGGAGGTGCATGGAGCCCTTTTGGAGATATTACAACTCTCATGACATGGATGGCAGAAAAAGCTCCTTTTACAGATTTCTTTTACCTCTTCCCAGCTTCGTTTTTGGGATGGTTAGTAACAGCATGGTTACTTTCATTGTACGTTCCTTCTGATAAACCACATTTTGATGTAACCACAGAACCTAAGGTTTCTGTCTTAATGGGTGGAAAAGTAGTGATTGCATTAGGGGTTCTTACTATTGTATCAGCCGTCTTATGTCAGCAACTCTTTAAATTGCCTCCTATGTGGGGAATGTTATTTGGATTGTCTTTGTTAAAACTCTACAGCTATCGACTTAAACGCAAAAAAGGTGAAGAGCTTAATACCTTTAAAATGATTGGAAAAATTGAACACGATACCTTGCTCTTCTTCTTTGGTATTTTAGCGGCGGTGGGTGGACTTCACTTTTTAGGATACTTAGATTTAGCCGTAAAATTGTATGATAGCGCAGGTCCTACGGTGGTCAACATTGGCGTTGGATTTTTATCGGCGATTGTGGACAATGTTCCTGTGATGAGTGCGGTTTTAAAAGCCAACCCAGACATGGGAATGGATCAATGGTTATTGGTCACGATGACCGCAGGTATTGGTGGCAGTTTGATTAGCTTTGGCTCGGCTGCAGGTGTGGGCGTGATGGGAAAACTTCGAGGTATTTATACCTTTGGTTCACATATGAAGTACGCATGGACAGTACTGGTAGGATATCTGCTCTCCTTAATCATTTGGTATGTGCAGTTTGAAATGCTTGATTTATATTAA
- the guaA gene encoding glutamine-hydrolyzing GMP synthase — translation MKEVPILVLDFGSQYTQLIARKLRESGVYCEIVPYNEKIEDIQKRNPKGIILSGGPASVYAKDAYHPDEKVYELGLPILGICYGMQLLTQHFGGSVIPATHQEYGKAELKFESDHKIFKDTTCGQIVWMSHGDRVEALPQGFEKIGFSENSPYAAIADEKRNMYAFQFHPEVYHSEQGTKLLKNFAKHICGCESTWNMGSFAKEQIAKIQAQVGDKKVLCGVSGGVDSSVVATLLAEAIGDKLVSVFVDNGLLRANERAQVEAMFKSRGVPLITVDASEKFLSRLAGVSDPEKKRKIIGETFIEVFDEEAKKHNGIQFLAQGTLYTDVIESVSVKGPSKTIKSHHNVGGLPDWMSFELIEPLREIFKDEVRTLGAELGLPRDMLNRHPFPGPGLAIRIMGEVTKDDLTLLRAADVIMLEELRSTGYYEKTWQAFTVLLNVKSVGVMGDNRTYDNTICVRIVDATDGMTATFAHIPHTILENISRRIINEVSGINRVVYDISSKPPATIEWE, via the coding sequence ATGAAAGAAGTACCTATTTTAGTTTTAGATTTTGGGTCGCAATACACACAGTTGATTGCACGTAAACTCCGTGAAAGTGGGGTGTATTGTGAAATTGTGCCTTATAATGAAAAGATTGAAGATATTCAAAAACGAAATCCTAAGGGAATTATTTTAAGTGGCGGTCCAGCATCGGTGTATGCTAAAGATGCGTATCATCCTGATGAAAAAGTCTATGAATTAGGTCTGCCTATCTTAGGTATTTGTTATGGTATGCAACTTTTGACACAGCATTTTGGTGGAAGCGTTATTCCTGCAACCCATCAAGAATATGGCAAAGCTGAGCTTAAATTTGAGAGTGACCATAAAATTTTTAAAGACACGACATGCGGTCAAATTGTCTGGATGAGTCACGGGGACAGAGTCGAGGCATTGCCTCAAGGGTTTGAAAAAATTGGGTTTAGTGAGAATTCTCCGTATGCGGCGATTGCTGATGAAAAGCGCAATATGTATGCGTTTCAATTTCATCCAGAGGTTTACCATTCAGAGCAAGGAACAAAGCTTCTGAAAAACTTTGCAAAGCATATTTGTGGCTGTGAAAGTACATGGAACATGGGTTCATTTGCCAAAGAGCAAATCGCTAAAATTCAAGCGCAAGTAGGGGATAAAAAAGTACTGTGTGGTGTCAGTGGTGGTGTCGATAGTTCTGTGGTCGCAACACTTTTAGCCGAAGCGATTGGGGATAAGCTTGTTTCTGTTTTTGTGGACAATGGATTACTTCGTGCCAATGAACGTGCGCAAGTCGAAGCGATGTTTAAAAGCCGTGGGGTACCTTTGATTACCGTGGATGCGAGTGAGAAATTTTTAAGCCGTTTAGCAGGGGTGAGTGATCCTGAGAAAAAGCGTAAAATTATTGGTGAAACATTCATCGAAGTTTTTGATGAAGAGGCGAAAAAGCACAATGGTATTCAGTTCTTAGCACAAGGGACACTCTATACGGATGTGATTGAGTCTGTCTCTGTAAAAGGTCCTTCTAAAACCATCAAGTCGCATCACAATGTTGGGGGCCTTCCTGATTGGATGAGTTTTGAATTGATTGAGCCGTTGCGTGAAATTTTTAAAGATGAAGTACGTACTCTTGGTGCGGAGCTTGGATTGCCACGCGATATGTTAAATCGCCATCCTTTCCCTGGTCCTGGTCTTGCGATTCGTATTATGGGTGAGGTCACAAAAGATGATTTGACACTGTTGCGTGCGGCGGATGTCATTATGCTTGAGGAGCTTCGTTCAACAGGCTATTATGAGAAAACATGGCAAGCTTTTACCGTACTTTTAAATGTAAAAAGCGTGGGTGTCATGGGCGATAATCGAACCTATGATAATACCATTTGTGTCAGAATTGTGGATGCAACGGATGGTATGACTGCCACGTTTGCACACATTCCTCACACCATTTTGGAGAATATCTCCAGACGTATCATTAATGAAGTCAGTGGCATTAATCGTGTCGTCTATGATATCTCTTCAAAGCCACCTGCCACAATCGAATGGGAATAA
- a CDS encoding uroporphyrinogen-III synthase translates to MGIKTPIYLFSDETRSKEVVHLPLFEICYTQAFVDIEAYDAIVFTSKNSVKALERLGVAWQTKAAYAIGEGTAQTIMHYGGNLLFTCNHSYGDLFAEELIPLLQGKRVFFPRAKEVISPLFEILTKAGITISQSVMYETVCKTYDASLTPPPKAILIFTSPSTVHCFLKNFSWDASYRVVVIGTKTAAVLPLHVKPVIAEIQTIEHCITLAKAL, encoded by the coding sequence ATGGGAATAAAAACGCCTATCTACCTCTTTAGCGATGAAACACGCTCTAAAGAGGTCGTCCATCTTCCTCTTTTTGAAATCTGCTATACCCAAGCTTTCGTAGATATAGAAGCCTATGATGCGATTGTTTTTACGTCTAAAAATAGTGTTAAGGCACTCGAGCGCTTAGGGGTTGCATGGCAGACAAAAGCTGCGTACGCAATTGGAGAAGGAACCGCACAGACAATCATGCACTATGGTGGCAATCTGCTCTTTACATGTAATCATTCGTATGGTGACCTCTTTGCTGAAGAACTTATTCCATTATTGCAAGGTAAACGGGTTTTTTTCCCACGTGCGAAAGAGGTTATTTCGCCATTGTTTGAAATCTTAACAAAGGCGGGGATAACCATTTCGCAGTCGGTGATGTATGAAACTGTATGTAAAACCTATGATGCTTCTTTGACTCCACCACCTAAGGCTATTTTGATTTTCACCTCACCTTCAACGGTGCACTGTTTTTTGAAAAATTTTTCGTGGGATGCGTCTTATCGTGTGGTTGTAATTGGAACGAAAACAGCTGCTGTTTTGCCGTTACATGTAAAACCCGTGATCGCTGAAATTCAAACGATAGAACACTGCATTACTTTGGCAAAAGCTCTTTAG
- the purD gene encoding phosphoribosylamine--glycine ligase translates to MKVMVVGSGGREYSIGLALKRDPNVSELFFAPGNGATPWLGQNVTCKDYEELAAFAKEKGIDLTVVGPETALVEGIVDIFRAKGLVIFGASQAAARLEGSKIFMKNFLSSYGIPTAKYIETHDANKANAFIETLALPIVVKADGLCAGKGVIIAQSKEEAKEAVADMLSGKSFGDAGHGVVVEEFLDGYELSLFVVCDGIDYKILPAAQDHKRLKDNDIGPNTGGMGAYAPTPLIDDVLYKKVEERVIKPTLAGMQKEGTPFEGVLFIGLMIVKNEPIVLEYNVRFGDPECEILMPLLKTPASELFYKAATQNLKNLEIEFYDKYAIAVVMASENYPYGTSKPSEIIIDKSAHEALEHTHISYAGVSLEEGTLYATGGRVLLCVGVGDTIKEARERAYLLCGQVHFAGKQFRSDIAYQALQYDK, encoded by the coding sequence ATGAAAGTTATGGTTGTTGGAAGCGGTGGAAGAGAGTATTCGATAGGTTTAGCGCTTAAGAGAGACCCTAATGTCAGTGAACTTTTTTTTGCACCAGGTAATGGTGCTACCCCTTGGTTGGGGCAGAATGTTACATGTAAAGATTATGAAGAACTCGCTGCGTTTGCTAAAGAAAAAGGTATTGATTTAACGGTTGTTGGTCCAGAGACGGCGTTGGTTGAAGGTATCGTTGATATTTTTAGAGCCAAAGGTTTAGTCATTTTTGGTGCCTCACAAGCAGCCGCTCGTTTAGAGGGCTCAAAGATTTTTATGAAAAATTTTCTCTCTTCTTATGGCATTCCCACAGCGAAATATATAGAGACGCATGATGCCAACAAAGCCAATGCATTTATTGAAACGTTAGCGCTTCCGATTGTAGTGAAAGCGGATGGATTGTGCGCAGGCAAGGGTGTGATTATTGCACAGAGCAAGGAAGAAGCAAAAGAAGCTGTTGCGGATATGCTCAGTGGTAAAAGCTTTGGTGATGCAGGACATGGCGTTGTCGTTGAGGAATTTTTAGATGGTTATGAACTTTCCTTATTTGTCGTTTGTGATGGTATTGATTATAAAATTTTGCCTGCCGCACAAGATCATAAACGTTTAAAAGATAATGATATAGGACCTAACACAGGTGGTATGGGTGCGTATGCTCCAACGCCTTTGATTGATGATGTGCTTTATAAAAAAGTAGAAGAACGTGTGATTAAACCAACGTTAGCAGGGATGCAAAAAGAGGGAACGCCATTTGAAGGTGTTTTGTTTATTGGGTTAATGATTGTAAAAAATGAACCGATTGTTTTAGAATACAATGTCCGTTTTGGTGACCCTGAGTGTGAAATTTTAATGCCTTTATTAAAAACACCTGCGAGTGAGCTTTTTTATAAAGCAGCAACACAAAATCTTAAAAATTTAGAGATAGAGTTTTACGATAAATACGCTATTGCTGTGGTGATGGCAAGTGAAAACTATCCTTATGGCACGTCAAAACCTTCTGAGATTATTATCGATAAAAGTGCCCATGAAGCGCTTGAACATACCCATATTTCGTATGCGGGTGTGAGTTTGGAAGAGGGTACGTTGTATGCGACGGGAGGTCGTGTGCTTTTATGTGTAGGTGTAGGTGATACGATTAAAGAGGCGAGAGAGAGAGCCTATTTACTCTGTGGTCAAGTTCATTTTGCAGGAAAACAATTTAGAAGCGATATCGCGTATCAGGCACTTCAATATGACAAATGA
- a CDS encoding RDD family protein, whose translation MTNEELIEKFERENISLATLQKRGFAYAIDEILISLLFAFIYIDQIPQTASTEEMIEMINGLFFYVVLLKVIYQTFFVWMYGATLGRIAMKIRVISTEDLEKPSLLLSLSRASFRIISESIFYLGFVWAALNPKRETWHDKVANTLVVNAH comes from the coding sequence ATGACAAATGAAGAGTTAATTGAAAAGTTTGAGCGTGAAAATATAAGCTTAGCGACACTTCAAAAGCGTGGCTTTGCATATGCGATTGATGAAATTTTGATTTCTCTTCTCTTTGCGTTTATTTATATTGACCAAATTCCTCAAACTGCAAGTACCGAAGAGATGATTGAGATGATTAATGGGTTGTTTTTCTATGTTGTGCTTTTGAAAGTCATATATCAGACATTTTTTGTATGGATGTATGGTGCGACATTGGGTAGAATCGCTATGAAAATTAGGGTTATTTCAACAGAAGATTTGGAAAAACCTTCGCTTCTTCTCTCTTTAAGTCGTGCGTCGTTTCGTATTATTAGTGAATCAATTTTTTATTTAGGTTTTGTATGGGCTGCATTAAATCCAAAAAGAGAGACATGGCATGATAAAGTTGCCAATACGTTGGTGGTCAATGCGCATTAA
- a CDS encoding LPS-assembly protein LptD → MIKLPIRWWSMRIKTLILLGLSLCSLWAAPQEVQDVEVLAQTVTKNGTLVHAVGNVVLYSPKYLITADEAYYDYESGDVELFGNITTLEGVDYASRSGHTKLNLNTDKGVSTPLFFFEEKSNLWIKCENAILNPDTYITQKSIVSSCNTQDPDWKIAFTTGEFNKESKWLHIYNPVFYANDIPVFYLPYFSFSTDTTRRTGLLPPQIGIGGSEGFYYLQPIYFAPAENWDLEVRPQIRTERGEGIHSTYRFVDSPYSSGQITAGYFKEQSDYAKEEELSNDAHYGVRVSYDRSALLSTKYSGIEDGLWVDINYLNDIDYYNTIDADSSTSDKLVTSRVNYYVKKDEDYLGIYAKNYIDTSKESNDDTLQELPTLQYHHFSNPFLLDNLFYSVDYKAKNYTRQEGVTAFQNEVRTPVSLYFSVLEDYLHVNVSENVYMTQVSYGNDSDEGSSGEYFNNYHTFSLYTDLSKGYDTFFHTMYMGVEHTVPSYDKQSGAWSYTYANNELIPLEFEEKNTALKFRQFFYDMDGEKKFSHTIKQAYYYDREDEYGDLENDMKYYLTDRFYVGNTVNYSNTFHQLSRNQVSLTYKDSIYTGAMRYTYVDKSYEHNNEGKDYSYVTFSAETRYFENIDLFATVNYDIEEDIFKSWSMGIKKFKKCWDYSLVYKDVTNPKQTSSGVDSTNKKGVMLMFTLYPMGSMNYKLFEQESEQRL, encoded by the coding sequence ATGATAAAGTTGCCAATACGTTGGTGGTCAATGCGCATTAAAACACTTATCCTTTTAGGGCTTTCTTTGTGTAGTCTTTGGGCAGCACCGCAAGAAGTTCAAGATGTTGAGGTTTTGGCGCAAACGGTAACAAAAAATGGAACACTCGTTCATGCCGTAGGTAATGTTGTTTTGTATAGCCCCAAATATCTCATTACAGCCGATGAAGCGTATTACGATTATGAGAGCGGTGATGTTGAATTATTTGGAAATATCACGACACTTGAAGGTGTGGACTATGCTTCTAGAAGTGGTCATACCAAACTCAATTTAAATACAGATAAAGGTGTTTCTACACCCCTTTTCTTTTTTGAAGAGAAATCAAATCTATGGATTAAGTGTGAGAATGCGATCTTAAACCCCGATACTTATATCACACAAAAATCAATTGTTTCGAGCTGTAATACGCAGGACCCTGATTGGAAGATTGCGTTTACAACAGGTGAATTTAATAAAGAGAGCAAATGGCTACATATCTATAACCCTGTTTTTTATGCGAATGATATCCCTGTGTTTTATCTTCCTTATTTTTCATTTTCAACAGATACAACTCGTCGTACGGGGCTCTTACCTCCTCAAATTGGAATAGGAGGCTCAGAGGGATTTTATTATTTACAGCCTATTTATTTTGCACCTGCAGAAAACTGGGATTTAGAAGTACGTCCACAAATACGAACAGAGCGTGGTGAGGGTATTCATAGTACCTATCGTTTTGTAGATTCTCCGTACTCTTCAGGTCAAATAACGGCGGGTTATTTTAAAGAACAGAGTGATTATGCTAAAGAGGAAGAATTAAGCAATGATGCACACTATGGTGTACGTGTTTCGTATGATAGAAGTGCTTTGTTGAGCACAAAATACAGTGGCATTGAAGATGGTTTATGGGTAGATATTAACTATCTTAATGACATTGATTACTACAATACGATCGATGCTGATTCAAGCACCTCTGATAAACTTGTCACCTCACGTGTCAATTATTATGTTAAAAAAGACGAAGATTATTTGGGTATTTATGCAAAAAATTACATTGATACTTCCAAAGAATCAAATGATGATACCTTGCAAGAATTACCAACACTACAGTATCATCACTTCTCAAATCCTTTTTTATTAGACAATCTTTTTTATTCGGTGGATTATAAAGCTAAAAATTATACACGCCAAGAGGGGGTGACTGCATTTCAAAATGAAGTTCGAACCCCTGTAAGTCTCTATTTCTCAGTTTTAGAAGATTACTTACATGTCAATGTCTCAGAGAATGTTTATATGACACAGGTTTCTTATGGGAATGATTCGGATGAGGGAAGCTCAGGAGAGTATTTTAATAACTACCATACGTTTTCACTCTATACGGATCTTTCAAAAGGGTATGATACCTTTTTCCACACGATGTATATGGGTGTGGAACATACGGTTCCTAGCTATGATAAACAAAGCGGAGCATGGAGTTATACGTATGCTAATAATGAGTTGATTCCTTTAGAATTTGAAGAGAAAAATACGGCATTAAAATTTAGACAATTTTTTTATGATATGGACGGTGAAAAGAAGTTTAGCCATACGATTAAACAAGCCTATTATTATGATAGAGAAGATGAGTATGGGGATTTAGAAAATGATATGAAATACTATCTAACGGATCGTTTTTATGTCGGTAACACAGTAAATTACTCCAACACTTTTCATCAACTCTCCCGTAATCAAGTCTCTTTGACGTATAAAGATTCGATATATACAGGGGCTATGCGTTATACGTATGTGGATAAATCGTATGAACATAATAATGAAGGTAAAGATTATAGTTATGTGACGTTTAGTGCAGAAACACGTTATTTTGAAAACATTGATTTGTTTGCAACGGTCAATTATGATATCGAGGAAGATATTTTTAAATCATGGAGTATGGGTATTAAAAAGTTTAAAAAATGTTGGGATTATTCACTGGTGTATAAAGATGTTACGAACCCTAAACAAACCAGCTCAGGTGTAGATTCCACCAATAAAAAAGGTGTCATGTTAATGTTTACACTCTATCCAATGGGAAGTATGAATTACAAACTGTTTGAACAAGAGAGTGAACAAAGGTTATAA